A genomic window from Salvelinus alpinus chromosome 10, SLU_Salpinus.1, whole genome shotgun sequence includes:
- the rgs9bp gene encoding regulator of G-protein signaling 9-binding protein — translation MPLINNKVGDDGTTSSPKTLEEGKVLIDSLIKVVACYRQLASCVGGCTDSLHLRDELRLTREKAQKLAVASRHHLTARLRDKTLPQEERQEMELLWVAFTSSLELLHADMCKVFNMGSNFSLINNNTLVQTGIQGETSEVTARALSLADLTRAEDQVPAILEDLEQSQLEEEIAHVDVMLEDMEEKVNVLRWMVEARGPQYIEPASTDSASLGLLSTDEEAGPQSQQCCGRSQVFMVLVLCSVAVVMVVLSVCVVYLS, via the exons ATGCCACTCATCAACAACAAAGTGGGTGACGATGGCACTACCAGTTCACCAAAGACTCTGGAAGAGGGGAAGGTTCTTATCGACTCACTCATAAAG GTGGTGGCATGTTACCGCCAACTGGCCTCGTGTGTGGGTGGGTGCACGGACAGCTTGCACCTGCGTGACGAGCTGCGGCTAACGCGGGAGAAGGCCCAGAAGTTAGCGGTGGCCAGCCGTCACCACCTCACGGCACGGCTACGGGATAAGACACTGCcccaggaggagagacaggagatggAACTGCTCTGGGTGGCCTTCACCTCCAGTCTGGAACTCCTCCACGCAGACATGTGCAAAGTCTTCAACATGGGTTCCAACTTCTCCCTGATCAATAACAACACCTTAGTGCAGACTGGCATACAAG GGGAAACCAGCGAGGTGACAGCGCGGGCCCTCAGCCTGGCAGACCTGACCCGCGCCGAGGACCAGGTTCCTGCCATCCTGGAGGATCTGGAGCAGAGCCAGCTGGAGGAGGAGATCGCCCATGTGGATGTCATGctggaggacatggaggagaaggtcaaCGTCCTGCGTTGGATGGTGGAGGCCCGCGGGCCCCAGTACATCGAACCGGCCAGCACGGACAGCGCCTCGTTGGGCCTCTTGTCCACGGACGAGGAGGCAGGTCCCCAAAGCCAGCAGTGCTGCGGGCGCAGCCAGGTTTTCATGGTGCTGGTGCTGTGCAGCGTGGCAGTGGTGATGGTCGTGCTGTCCGTCTGCGTGGTCTATCTCTCATGA
- the LOC139531703 gene encoding 2-(3-amino-3-carboxypropyl)histidine synthase subunit 2-like, translated as MSDAFSTNSELVLQRVLDVTPEKDVHCGNLDEHYQIKATCHFINDHQFKKVALQFPDEVLVDSIAIAAEIEKGTKAKLFILGDTSYGSCCVDEVAAEHVGADCIVHYGRACLSPSRRLPLMYVFERKPVVLETCVSSFRELYPNRQSHVILLYDVNYDHINDDLLALLSSEYPNIVASTLHVDGELCYSHGETHGQHNVSSSQCQNGDQVVHQFGRQFVLKCGQTIEDYSVFFIGHEGATMTNFMMTWNRCSFCSFDPVTMTGRTESISINKALMKRYYAIERAKDASVVGILVGTLGVANYLTIIEQLKETIHRAGKKSYMFAMGKLNVAKLANFLEIDIYVLIACPENSLLDSSEFYKPVVTPFEMEVACNKKREWSGEYVTDFRDLLPGGSKHVALANPDDFEDGDETDVSLVTGALRMTRFSSSEPVSSSRDSSLVLRNQALTVANANTAATFLAGRSWQGLEQKLGETPVVKALEGRKGIAIAYEEEPTIDTDY; from the exons ATGTCTGATGCATTCAGCACCAACAGTGAACTGGTTCTTCAGCGCGTGCTGGACGTGACACCAGAGAAGGATGTTCACTGTGGGAATCTAGATGAGCATTATCAGATCAAAGCGACATGCCATTTCATCAATGATCATCAGTTCAAAAAG GTTGCCTTGCAATTTCCAGATGAGGTGCTGGTTGATTCAATAGCAATTGCTGCAGAGATCGAGAAGGGAACCAAAGCAAAACTATTCATCCTTGGAGACACGTCCTATGGCAG TTGTTGTGTAGATGAAGTTGCAGCAGAGCATGTGGGCGCAGACTGCATCGTACACTACGGGAGGGCTTGTCTCAGCCCATCCAGAAGACTCCCTCTGATGTACGTCTTTGAGAGGAAACCTGTGGTCCTGGAGACGTGTGTCTCCTCCTTCAGAGAGCTATACCCCAACAGACAGAGTCACGTCATCCTCTTGTATGATGTCAACTATGATCACATTAATG ACGATCTTCTGGCGCTGCTGTCCTCTGAGTATCCGAACATTGTCGCCTCAACCCTTCACGTGGACGGAGAACTTTGCTACAGTCACGGAGAAACACATGGACAACACAATGTCAGCAGTTCTCAGTGTCAAAACGGTGATCAAGTCGTTCACCAGTTCGGAAGGCAGTTTGTCTTGAAATGTGGACAGACCATTGAGGACTACAGTGTGTTTTTTATCGGCCATGAAGGTGCAACCATGACAAACTTCATGATGACTTGGAACCGCTGCTCTTTCTGCTCTTTTGACCCTGTAACAATGACAGGTCGGACTGAGTCGATCAGTATCAACAAAGCTTTGATGAAGCGATATTACGCAATAGAGAGGGCAAAGGATGCCAGTGTGGTGGGCATTCTTGTGGGTACACTTGGCGTGGCAAACTACCTCACCATCATCGAGCAGCTGAAAGAAACCATCCACAGAGCAGGGAAAAAGAGCTACATGTTTGCCATGGGGAAACTGAATGTGGCCAAACTGGCTAACTTTCTTGAGATTGACATTTATGTACTGATCGCATGTCCTGAGAACTCTCTGTTGGACTCCAGTGAGTTCTACAAACCGGTCGTGACCCCCTTTGAAATGGAGGTGGCCTGCAACAAGAAAAGGGAATGGTCAGGAGAGTACGTCACAGACTTCCGCGATCTGCTTCCAG GTGGATCTAAGCATGTGGCCTTGGCGAACCCTGACGATTTCGAGGATGGTGATGAGACTGATGTCTCCCTCGTCACCGGAGCTTTACGAATGACCCGCTTCTCGTCCAGTGAGCCAGTGTCTTCGTCACGCGACTCCTCACTCGTCCTACGGAACCAGGCGCTCACTGTGGCCAATGCTAACACAGCTG
- the LOC139531722 gene encoding gamma-glutamyl hydrolase-like, with protein MSNFALMFCFAFSTLSSCTALKRNDEPIIGVLAQEVYSPRPQNASYIAASYVKFLESAGARVVPVMINKTLEEYKTLFNSINGILYPGGGVSILTSGYANAARIFYELAIEANSRGDYFPVWGTCLGFEELTYLTSGKMLLSHTNTSGVALPLVFTNGSRESRMFKGFPSELLDALASEPITENSHKWSLTLAIYNSNADLRKFYKVLTTSSDGKNEFVSTMEAYGFPIYGTQWHPEKNAFEWTKPYIPHSPLAVKVTFFMADFFVNEARKNFHKFEDEEVEKRALIYNYNPVYTGIKSAFEQIYYF; from the exons ATGAGCAATTTTGCCCTAATGTTTTGTTTTGCTTTCTCAACTTTGTCCTCGTGCACAGCGCTGAAGAGGAACGACGAGCCTATTATCG GTGTTTTGGCCCAGGAGGTATACTCGCCTCGACCACAGAATGCGTCTTATATAGCCGCATCGTATGTCAAGTTCCTGGAGTCTGCTGGAGCAAGAGTCGTCCCTGTGAT GATAAATAAGACACTGGAAGAGTACAAAACACTGTTCAACTCCATTAATGG AATACTCTACCCTGGTGGTGGTGTTAGCATCCTCACATCTGGGTATGCAAACGCTGCTAGAATCTTTTATGAGCTTGCCATAGAG GCCAACTCAAGGGGTGACTATTTCCCTGTATGGGGCACGTGTCTTGGATTTGAGGAATTGACGTACCTGACCAGTGGAAAGATGCTTCTGTCCCACACCAACACCAGTGGTGTGGCATTGCCACTGGTGTTTACTAACG GATCAAGAGAGAGTAGGATGTTCAAGGGCTTCCCATCAGAGCTCCTGGATGCCCTGGCCTCTGAGCCCATCACTGAAAACTCCCATAAATGGAGTCTCACTTTGGCG ATTTATAACAGCAATGCAGACCTTAGGAAGTTCTACAAAGTCCTGACCACAAGCAGTGATGGGAAAAACGAGTTTGTGTCAACTATGGAAG CATATGGTTTCCCCATCTATGGAACCCAGTGGCACCCTGAAAAGAATGCATTTGAATGGACAAAGCCGTACATTCCACACTCTCCATTAGCTGTAAAGGTTACTTTCttcatggctgatttctttgtCAATGAAG CTAGAAAAAACTTTCACAAATTTGAGGAtgaggaggtggagaagagggCACTGATATATAACTACAATCCTGTGTACACTGGAATCAAGTCAGCCTTTGAACAAATATATTACTTTTGA